A region from the Vicia villosa cultivar HV-30 ecotype Madison, WI linkage group LG3, Vvil1.0, whole genome shotgun sequence genome encodes:
- the LOC131593339 gene encoding putative disease resistance protein At3g14460 yields the protein MEAIKREKLLSLSSFVKVLLEKIVCTTLSKKVKEALVDLQDVLYYANNKLIPSQPNNKLLDLLRRDVLQFANLFQDSHFLRHSTVLNAKHLKIHYRLTFFIQRIKSRTVNLIQILQGLSSRRNESSIYGRDSDIQKLKHLLLSNDSRMISIVGMGGIGKTALAKHLYNLPQVNAKFEFKLWADFSSNVDDFSVFDNILQSITSQTTTSNDTGTIYPNFLLVLDGVWDARSVNCTLLMDIFNAGESGSKVIVTSRDERVALSMQTFLSLHYLRPLKFEDCWSLLAEHAFGTRNDHQRSTLEEFGRKIARKCHGLPLAAVAHGALLRIWSNPYSWIYVLESHVWVTAYEVQASLELSYNFLSDPLKRCFQYCSIFPKKSILEKKMVVHLWIAAGLLESSSTDQEKVGEEYFDELVSRSLIHRWSIGDEEINFGMHNFIHDLATEVYSSYCIGRDKHNLVDRMQNFSYNRGTYDSYHKFDKLYRVKGLRTFLAFPLQEQLHLGLLSNKVVHDLLPSMKQLRMLSLSSYKSITKVPKSIGNLLDLRYLNLSHTNIERLPSETCRLYHLQILLLAGCARFTELPEDMGKLINLQYLDVSNTALREMPIQIAKLENLHALSDFVVSKHNGGLNIAELGKLPHLHGKLSISQLQNVNDPFEVDRANIKMKEQIDELALEWDCDGTTLDPQIQSDVLEKLRPSTNLKSLTIKGYGGINFPNWLGDSLFSNMVHLRISNCNDCLWLPSLGKLGNLKELVIEGVQSVETIGIEFYGSGDSSFQPFPSLESLHFENMQEWKEWDLIGDTAATMFPNLKTLSLRKCPKLIAGNITEKFPFLTELELRECPLLVQSMPLSDHVFRQLMFPLNLLQQLTIDGIPSSMSFPTNGLPKTLKFLIINNCENLEFLPLEYLCNYTSLEELKISYSCNSMTSFTLGALPVLKSLFIEGCNKLKSISIAEDVSLKSLSFLRSIKIWDCNELESFTLGGLATPNLRYIAMWKCEKLHSLPEAMNSLAGLREMEIDNLPNLQSLVIDELPSSLQKLSVGSVGGIMWNTEPTWEHLTCLSVLRINGDDTVNMLMGPLLPTSLVKLCICGLNDTSIDEKWLQHLTSLQNLEIINAPKLKSLPKKGFPSSLSVLSVTRCPLLETSLRKKRGKEWRKIAHIPSIVINDELIT from the coding sequence ATGGAGGCCATCAAGAGAGAAAAACTCTTGTCACTCTCAAGCTTTGTGAAGgtgttgttagaaaagattgtTTGTACTACGCTTTCCAAAAAGGTGAAGGAAGCACTGGTGGATCTTCAAGATGTTCTTTATTATGCTAACAACAAACTCATCCCTAGTCAACCTAACAACAAACTGCTGGATTTGCTGAGACGTGATGTTCTTCAATTTGCCAATTTGTTTCAAGACTCTCATTTTTTACGGCATTCAACCGTACTTAATGCTAAGCACCTCAAAATTCATTATCGTTTAACTTTTTTCATTCAACGGATTAAGTCTAGAACGGTAAATTTAATTCAAATATTACAAGGCTTAAGTTCACGTCGTAATGAGTCTTCTATTTATGGAAGAGACTCTGATATTCAGAAACTGAAACATCTTTTGTTGTCTAATGATAGCAGAATGATTTCTATTGTTGGTATGGGAGGGATTGGTAAAACAGCCCTCGCTAAACACCTTTACAATCTTCCACAAGTTAACGCCAAATTTGAGTTCAAACTATGGGCAGATTTCTCAAGTAATGTTGATGATTTCAGTGTTTTTGACAACATTCTTCAATCTATTACTTCACAAACAACCACAAGTAATGATACAGGTACCATTTACCCTAATTTTTTGCTGGTATTGGATGGTGTGTGGGATGCAAGATCTGTCAATTGTACATTACTTATGGATATCTTTAATGCCGGGGAATCAGGAAGTAAGGTCATTGTAACATCAAGAGATGAAAGAGTTGCACTATCCATGCAAACCTTTCTTTCTCTCCACTATCTGAGACCCTTGAAATTTGAAGATTGCTGGTCTTTACTTGCCGAACATGCATTTGGAACACGTAACgaccaccaacgatccactctaGAAGAATTTGGCAGGAAAATTGCAAGAAAGTGTCATGGTTTACCATTAGCTGCAGTAGCACATGGGGCTCTTCTTCGCATCTGGTCAAACCCGTATTCTTGGATTTATGTGCTAGAAAGTCACGTTTGGGTTACAGCTTATGAGGTGCAAGCTTCTCTCGAATTGAGCTACAATTTTCTTTCTGATCCTTTAAAACGATGTTTTCAATATTGTTCAATTTTTCCAAAGAAGTCCATCTTAGAAAAAAAGATGGTAGTTCATTTATGGATTGCAGCAGGCTTACTTGAATCATCGTCCACAGATCAGGAAAAAGTTGGAGAAGAATACTTTGATGAACTAGTGTCAAGGTCATTGATACATCGATGGTCTATTGGTGATGAGGAAATAAACTTTGGAATGCACAACTTCATCCATGATTTAGCTACAGAAGTTTATTCTTCATATTGTATCGGTAGGGACAAACATAACCTAGTTGATAGGATGCAAAATTTCTCATACAATAGAGGGACATATGATTCATATCACAAATTTGATAAATTATACAGAGTAAAAGGTCTGCGTACCTTTCTAGCATTCCCATTACAAGAACAATTGCATCTTGGTTTGCTATCAAACAAGGTAGTGCATGACTTGCTGCCCTCAATGAAACAATTACGCATGCTGTCTCTGTCAAGCTACAAGAGTATCACCAAGGTTCCCAAGTCTATTGGAAATTTGTTAGACCTGCGGTACTTAAATCTTTCTCACACTAAtattgaaaggctcccttctgaAACATGCAGGCTTTACCATCTGCAGATCTTGTTGTTGGCAGGCTGTGCAAGGTTCACTGAATTGCCGGAGGACATGGGAAAATTGATTAATCTGCAGTACCTTGACGTTAGTAACACTGCATTGAGAGAGATGCCCATACAAATAGCCAAACTAGAAAATCTCCACGCTTTGTCCGACTTTGTTGTCAGCAAACATAATGGTGGATTGAATATTGCAGAGCTAGGAAAACTTCCCCACCTACATGGAAAACTTTCAATCTCCCAGCTACAAAATGTTAATGACCCCTTTGAAGTAGATCGAGCCAATATAAAGATGAAAGAACAAATAGATGAGTTAGCTTTGGAATGGGATTGTGATGGTACTACTTTAGATCCACAAATTCAAAGTGATGTGCTTGAAAAGTTGCGACCCTCAACAAATTTGAAAAGTCTCACCATCAAAGGGTATGGCGGAATCAACTTCCCCAATTGGTTAGGTGATTCTTTATTTAGCAACATGGTGCATTTAAGGATCTCGAATTGTAATGATTGTTTATGGCTTCCATCCCTTGGAAAATTGGGTAATCTGAAAGAACTCGTTATTGAAGGGGTGCAATCAGTGGAGACAATTGGTATTGAGTTCTATGGAAGTGGTGATTCTTCGTTTCAGCCATTTCCCTCTTTGGAGAGTCTACACTTTGAGAATATGCAAGAGTGGAAGGAATGGGACTTGATTGGAGATACGGCAGCTACAATGTTTCCTAATCTAAAAACTTTATCGCTAAGAAAGTGCCCGAAACTGATAGCCGGAAACATAACTGAAAAATTTCCTTTCTTAACTGAACTCGAGTTAAGAGAATGTCCTTTACTGGTTCAATCAATGCCATTATCTGATCATGTATTCAGGCAACTGATGTtccctttgaatcttcttcaacaaCTAACCATAGACGGCATTCCATCTTCAATGTCTTTTCCAACAAATGGTCTACCAAAAACGTTGAAATTTCTGATAATCAATAACTGTGAAAATCTAGAGTTCCTTCCTCTTGAATACTTGTGCAATTACACATCGCTTGAAGAATTGAAAATATCTTATAGCTGCAATTCAATGACATCATTTACCTTGGGTGCTCTCCCTGTTCTCAAGAGTCTGTTTATTGAGGGTTGTAACAAGCTGAAATCAATATCAATTGCAGAAGATGTGTCACTAAAGAGTCTCTCATTTCTTAGAAGCATCAAAATATGGGATTGTAATGAATTGGAGTCATTTACCCTAGGTGGATTGGCCACTCCAAATCTTCGCTATATTGCAATGTGGAAGTGTGAGAAGCTTCATTCATTACCAGAAGCAATGAACAGTCTAGCTGGCCTTCGAGAAATGGAAATTGATAATCTACCAAACCTTCAATCTTTAGTCATAGATGAGTTGCCTAGTAGTTTACAGAAACTGTCTGTTGGCTCTGTTGGTGGGATTATGTGGAATACTGAGCCAACTTGGGAACATCTCACTTGTCTTTCAGTGTTGCGAATCAACGGTGATGATACGGTGAACATGTTGATGGGGCCGTTGCTACCTACATCGCTTGTGAAACTGTGCATTTGTGGTCTTAATGATACAAGCATTGATGAGAAGTGGCTTCAGCATCTCACTTCTCTTCAAAACCTTGAGATTATTAACGCTCCCAAACTCAAGTCGTTGCCAAAGAAAGGATTTCCTTCCTCACTTTCAGTACTAAGTGTGACTCGCTGTCCATTACTGGAAACAAGTTTGCGGAAAAAGCGGGGGAAAGAGTGGCGTAAGATTGCTCACATTCCCTCCATAGTTATTAATGACGAATTGATCACATGA
- the LOC131659749 gene encoding putative disease resistance protein At3g14460 yields the protein MDAIQTETLLSLSNSVKLLIQKIVSIDNFQNTKLDVSLLTNLKRTLVDLEDVLYYANNKLIPTQANNKSLNFLTRAVFQVANLLDESHSLRYDDNQNKTHSRLTFFIALIKSKTGDLIQILHGLSSRKQLGYESTIYGRDTDIDKLKHLLLSSSSDGDTKTRVISIVGMGGIGKTTLAQHLYNHPQVNDKFELKVWADFSNDDDDFSVFENVLESITSQTTTNDATEIRTFYPNFLLVLDGVWDARFVNWTLLTDIFNAGETGSRIIVTTRDERIAISMQTFLSVHYLTPLKVEDCWSLLAEHAFGEHYYHQQSYLEGIGAFKKEIHEEIGRKIARKCDGLPLAAIEYGALLRISLNPYDWNYVLESRIQETAFEVLASLKLSYNFLSGPLKRCFQYCSIFPKKSILEKKMVVQLWIAADLLESSSTYQEKVGEEYFDELVSRSMIHRRSIGDEERNFGMNNFIHDLAIEVAPPTVFSPCCIEMDQHNLEYRMRNFSYNRGTYDSYDKFDKLHGGKGLRTFLAFPLQEQLPLGLLSNKVVHDLLPTMKLLRILSLSSYKSITKVPYSIGNLVYMRYLNLSHTNIERLPSVTCKLYYLQFLLLAGCKRFTELPKDMGKLIKLRHLDISNTALRELPEDMGKLINLTHLDISNTALREMPVQIAKLENLHTLSDFVVSKHNGGLNIADLGKLDLHGKLSISQLQNVNDPFEVVRANIKMKEKIDELSLEWDCGSAFQDSQIKSVVLEKLQPSTNLKSLTIKGYGGISFPNWLGDSLFSNMVHLRISNCNDCLWLPSLGKLGNLKELIIEGMQSVETIGIEFYGSGGSSFQPFPSLESLHFENMQEWKEWDLIGRTTTTFPNLKTLSLRKCPKLIAGNITEKFPFLTELELRECPLLVQSIPLSDHVFGQLMFPLNSLQQLTIDGFPSLMSFPTDGLAKTLKLLIISNCENLEFLPHDNLHNYTSLEELKISYSCNSMISFTLDTLPVLKSLFIEGCMNLKSILIGEDESEKSLSFLRSIKIWDCNELESFPLGELATPNLVYIALWKCEKLHSLPEAMNSLSGLR from the coding sequence ATGGATGCAATTCAGACAGAAACCCTCCTGTCACTCTCAAATTCTGTCAAGCTGCTGATACAAAAGATTGTTTCTATAGACAACTTCCAGAACACGAAGCTTGATGTTTCACTCTTGACAAACCTGAAGAGAACGCTGGTGGATCTTGAAGATGTACTTTACTATGCTAACAACAAACTCATCCCTACTCAAGCTAACAACAAATCGCTGAATTTCTTGACGCGTGCTGTTTTTCAAGTTGCCAATTTGCTTGACGAAAGCCATTCTTTACGGTATGATGATAACCAGAACAAAACTCATTCTCGTTTAACTTTTTTCATTGCACTGATTAAGTCTAAAACGGGAGATTTAATTCAAATATTACACGGCTTAAGCTCAAGAAAACAACTTGGTTATGAATCTACTATATATGGAAGAGACACTGATATTGATAAACTTAAGCATCTTTTGTTGTCTAGTAGTAGTGATGGTGATACTAAAACAAGAGTCATTTCTATTGTCGGTATGGGAGGGATTGGTAAAACAACTCTCGCCCAACACCTTTACAATCATCCTCAAGTTAATGACAAATTTGAGTTAAAAGTATGGGCAGATTTctcaaatgatgatgatgatttcagTGTTTTTGAAAACGTTCTTGAATCTATTACTTCACAAACAACCACTAATGATGCAACTGAAATCAGAACCTTTTACCCAAACTTTTTACTGGTATTGGATGGTGTGTGGGATGCGAGATTTGTCAATTGGACATTACTCACGGATATCTTTAATGCTGGAGAAACAGGAAGTAGGATCATCGTCACAACACGAGATGAAAGAATTGCAATATCCATGCAAACCTTTCTTTCTGTCCACTATCTGACACCTTTGAAAGTTGAAGATTGCTGGTCTTTACTTGCCGAACACGCATTTGGAGAACATTACTACCACCAACAATCCTATCTAGAAGGAATTGGCGcatttaaaaaagaaatacaTGAAGAAATTGGAAGAAAAATTGCAAGAAAGTGTGATGGATTACCATTAGCTGCTATAGAATATGGGGCTCTTCTTCGCATCTCACTGAACCCATATGATTGGAATTATGTGCTAGAAAGTCGCATTCAGGAAACAGCTTTTGAGGTGTTAGCTTCTCTCAAATTAAGCTACAATTTCCTTTCCGGTCCTTTAAAAAGGTGTTTTCAATATTGTTCAATTTTTCCGAAAAAGTCCATCTTAGAAAAAAAGATGGTAGTTCAGTTGTGGATTGCAGCTGACTTACTAGAATCATCGTCTACATATCAAGAAAAAGTTGGAGAAGAATACTTTGATGAACTAGTGTCAAGGTCAATGATACATCGACGATCTATTGGTGATGAGGAAAGAAACTTTGGAATGAACAACTTCATCCATGATTTAGCTATAGAGGTTGCCCCTCCAACGGTTTTTTCTCCATGCTGTATCGAAATGGACCAACATAACCTAGAGTATAGAATGCGTAATTTCTCATACAATAGAGGGACATATGATTCATATGACAAATTTGATAAATTACACGGAGGAAAAGGTCTGCGTACCTTTCTAGCATTCCCATTACAAGAACAATTGCCTCTTGGTTTGCTATCAAACAAGGTAGTGCATGACTTGCTGCCAACAATGAAACTATTACGCATATTGTCACTGTCAAGCTACAAGAGTATCACCAAGGTTCCCTACTCTATTGGAAATTTGGTATACATGCGATACTTAAATCTTTCTCACACTAATATTGAAAGGCTTCCTTCTGTAACATGCAAGCTTTACTATCTGCAGTTCTTGTTGTTGGCAGGCTGTAAAAGGTTTACCGAATTGCCGAAGGACATGGGAAAATTGATTAAATTGCGCCACCTTGACATTAGTAACACCGCATTGAGGGAATTGCCGGAGGACATGGGAAAATTGATCAATCTAACCCACCTTGACATTAGTAACACCGCATTGAGGGAGATGCCAGTACAAATAGCCAAACTAGAAAATCTCCACACTTTGTCTGACTTTGTTGTCAGCAAACATAATGGTGGATTGAATATTGCAGATCTAGGAAAACTGGACTTACATGGAAAACTTTCAATCTCACAGCTACAAAATGTTAATGACCCTTTTGAAGTAGTTCGAGCCAATATaaagatgaaagaaaaaatagacgAGCTATCTTTGGAATGGGATTGTGGTAGTGCTTTTCAAGATTCACAAATTAAAAGTGTTGTACTTGAAAAGTTGCAACCTTCAACGAATTTGAAAAGTCTCACCATCAAAGGCTATGGTGGAATCAGCTTCCCAAATTGGTTAGGGGATTCTTTATTTAGCAACATGGTGCATTTAAGGATCTCGAATTGTAATGATTGTTTATGGCTTCCATCCCTTGGCAAATTGGGTAATTTGAAAGAGCTCATTATTGAAGGGATGCAATCAGTGGAGACAATTGGTATTGAGTTCTATGGAAGTGGTGGTTCTTCATTTCAACCATTTCCTTCTTTGGAGAGTCTACACTTTGAGAATATGCAAGAGTGGAAGGAATGGGACTTGATTGGACGTACGACTACAACGTTTCCTAATCTAAAAACTTTATCCCTAAGAAAGTGCCCGAAACTGATAGCCGGAAACATAACTGAAAAATTTCCTTTCTTAACTGAACTTGAGTTAAGAGAATGTCCTTTATTGGTGCAATCAATTCCATTATCTGATCATGTATTTGGGCAACTGATGTTCCCTCTGAATTCTCTTCAACAGCTGACCATAGACGGTTTTCCATCTCTAATGTCGTTCCCAACAGACGGTCTAGCAAAAACCTTGAAACTTCTCATAATCAGTAACTGTGAGAATCTAGAATTCCTTCCTCACGATAACTTGCATAATTATACATCACTTGAGGAATTGAAAATATCTTATAGCTGTAATTCAATGATATCATTTACCTTAGACACTCTCCCTGTCCTCAAGAGTCTGTTTATTGAAGGTTGTATGAATTTGAAATCGATATTAATTGGAGAAGACGAGTCGGAAAAGAGTCTCTCATTTCTTAGAAGCATCAAAATATGGGATTGTAATGAACTAGAGTCATTTCCCTTAGGTGAATTGGCAACTCCAAACCTTGTTTATATTGCACTGTGGAAGTGTGAGAAGCTTCATTCACTGCCAGAAGCAATGAACAGTCTATCTGGCCTTCGTTAA
- the LOC131593336 gene encoding putative disease resistance protein At3g14460 yields MVYLRISNCDNCIWLPPLGQLGNLKELNIDSMLSIKSVGIEFYGSDGSASFQPFPSLETLHFEDMPEWEEWNVIGGPTTMNFPSLKHLLLSKCPKLQGNIPYKLPSLTELELKGCPLLVESRHSDDNNNIIIIAPISDVFNRLMLPLNSLHQLTIDDFPCLTSFPTAGLPRTLKFLLISNCENLEFLPHECLHNYTSLEELKISYSCNSMISFSLGVFPVLKSLFIEGCINLKSILIAEDVSQKSLSFLRSIKIWDCNELEVFPPGGLTTPNLVYFALWKCEKLPSLPKAMNTLTYLQEMEIDNLPNLQSFSINDLPSGLQELTIGSVGGIMRITGPTWKYLTCLLVLRVNSDDLVNMMMGPFLPASLLTLCIYDFNDAVIGGKCFQHLNSLQKLEIVNAPKLKSLPKEGLPSSLYVLSITRCPLLEARLQKKRGKEWRKIARIPFIIINDKMIT; encoded by the coding sequence ATGGTGTATTTAAGGATCTCGAATTGTGATAACTGTATTTGGCTTCCACCCCTTGGACAATTGGGTAATTTGAAAGAACTCAATATTGATTCGATGCTTTCAATAAAAAGTGTTGGTATAGAGTTCTATGGAAGTGATGGTTCTGCTTCATTTCAACCATTTCCCTCCTTGGAGACTCTACACTTTGAGGATATGCCTGAGTGGGAGGAATGGAATGTGATTGGAGGCCCGACGACTATGAATTTTCCTAGTCTCAAACATTTGTTGCTAAGTAAATGTCCTAAACTGCAGGGAAATATACCTTACAAACTTCCTTCCTTAACTGAACTTGAGTTAAAAGGATGTCCTTTACTGGTGGAATCAAGACATTCAGATGATAATAACAATATCATAATTATAGCTCCAATTTCAGATGTATTCAACAGATTGATGCTCCCTCTCAATTCTCTTCATCAGTTGACCATAGACGACTTTCCATGTCTAACGTCTTTCCCAACAGCCGGCCTACCAAGAACCTTGAAATTTCTCTTAATTAGTAATTGTGAGAATCTAGAGTTTCTACCTCATGAGTGCTTGCACAATTACACATCGCTCGAGGAATTGAAAATATCTTATAGTTGTAATTCAATGATATCATTTAGCTTGGGTGTTTTCCCTGTCCTCAAGAGTCTGTTTATCGAGGGTTGTATAAATCTAAAATCGATATTAATTGCAGAAGATGTGTCACAAAAGAGTCTGTCATTTCTTAGAAGTATCAAAATATGGGATTGTAATGAACTTGAGGTATTTCCCCCTGGTGGATTGACCACTCCAAACCTCGTTTATTTTGCACTGTGGAAGTGTGAGAAGCTTCCTTCACTACCAAAAGCAATGAACACTCTAACCTACCTTCAAGAAATGGAAATTGATAATCTACcaaatcttcaatctttttccataaaTGATTTACCTAGCGGCTTACAAGAACTGACTATTGGTTCTGTAGGAGGGATTATGCGGATTACTGGGCCAACTTGGAAATATCTCACCTGTCTTTTAGTGTTGCGGGTTAACAGCGATGATTTGGTGAACATGATGATGGGGCCTTTTCTACCCGCATCGCTTTTGACTCTATGCATCTATGATTTTAATGATGCAGTCATTGGCGGGAAGTGTTTTCAACATCTAAACTCTCTCCAAAAACTTGAAATTGTTAATGCTCCCAAACTCAAGTCATTGCCAAAAGAGGGATTGCCTTCCTCTCTGTATGTACTGAGCATCACTCGTTGTCCTCTACTGGAAGCAAGATTGCAGAAGAAGCGAGGGAAAGAATGGCGTAAGATTGCTCGCATTCCCTTCATAATCATCAATGACAAAATGATCACATGA